The following are encoded together in the Candidatus Omnitrophota bacterium genome:
- a CDS encoding glycosyltransferase family 2 protein gives MNIDKKLIAIIPALNEENKIGLVVSRIRKESPVRIDEILVIDDGSKDNTSKEAKDNGAVVISHDFKKGVGSAIRTGIDYALNHKYDIAIVLGGDNQDDPGQINRLLSPIVYDHFDFVQGSRYMAGGKRVNIPLFRRITTHIYALLFQIIAGFPISDGTNGFRAFRLTIFDDKQINIWQDWLDHYELEPYLFYKAIESNCKVTEAPVTKTYHDNNIGYTKMIPILGWWSILRPLILLKFGIKK, from the coding sequence ATGAATATTGATAAAAAGCTTATAGCTATAATACCGGCTTTAAACGAAGAAAATAAAATTGGCTTAGTTGTCTCTCGGATAAGAAAAGAAAGCCCGGTAAGGATTGACGAGATATTAGTAATTGATGATGGCTCTAAGGATAATACCAGTAAAGAGGCTAAAGATAATGGAGCAGTTGTTATATCCCATGATTTTAAAAAAGGTGTAGGCAGTGCTATTAGAACCGGCATCGACTATGCATTAAATCATAAGTATGATATTGCTATAGTGCTAGGCGGAGACAATCAGGATGATCCTGGCCAGATTAATCGTTTACTTTCTCCTATAGTCTATGACCATTTTGATTTCGTTCAGGGTTCGCGTTATATGGCGGGCGGCAAAAGAGTCAACATCCCCTTGTTCCGTAGGATCACAACGCATATATATGCACTTTTATTCCAAATTATTGCAGGATTCCCGATTTCTGATGGCACTAATGGTTTTCGTGCATTTAGATTAACTATATTTGATGATAAACAAATAAATATCTGGCAGGATTGGCTCGACCATTATGAGTTAGAGCCCTATCTTTTCTATAAAGCAATCGAGTCCAATTGTAAAGTAACCGAAGCACCCGTAACCAAGACTTATCACGATAATAATATCGGTTATACCAAGATGATTCCCATTCTTGGTTGGTGGAGTATATTAAGACCACTTATTTTATTAAAATTTGGCATAAAGAAATGA
- a CDS encoding glycosyltransferase, producing MIKILYLYEHLRIGGAEQLLLTTLKFLDRNKFYPVVYCLSEKGQIGSEIEKIGVKVRALKKDIHLFNVSIIYDLIRIFKHEKPDAIHTNLFFPNVFGRLAAKLARVKTVITTLHNPDYSFEDNGKMRFKIRKAIDKGSARFSKTSFIAVSEFVKNDFLKQLKFNNTEVIYNYIDVESFKSRDSLKIKEKRDELGFRSEDVLILNVGRLHPQKGQLYLLEAFNLASKDNPRLKLIIIGKGNLEEELKNKVTDSSLKERVMFLEDRRDIAEIMAASDIFVFPSLYEGFGIALVEAMAVGLPIIASDIDSLKEIVSDRKEAILVQKQNPKILADAISELVRDEKLRRHLGENARKKAFELFNAKGLVRKLQTFYEERLTNA from the coding sequence ATGATAAAGATTTTATATCTCTATGAGCATTTAAGGATTGGTGGAGCAGAGCAACTACTTTTGACTACCTTAAAGTTCCTGGATCGCAATAAATTTTATCCAGTTGTATATTGTCTTAGCGAGAAAGGCCAAATCGGCAGCGAAATAGAAAAAATCGGCGTCAAGGTCAGGGCCTTAAAAAAAGATATACATTTGTTTAATGTCTCGATTATTTATGATTTGATAAGAATCTTTAAGCATGAGAAGCCGGATGCTATCCATACTAATCTTTTCTTTCCTAATGTATTTGGGCGTCTAGCTGCAAAACTTGCGAGGGTAAAAACAGTAATCACTACACTACATAATCCAGACTATAGCTTTGAAGATAATGGGAAGATGAGGTTCAAGATACGCAAGGCAATAGATAAAGGGTCTGCCAGGTTTTCTAAGACGTCTTTTATTGCTGTGTCTGAATTCGTTAAAAATGATTTTTTAAAACAGCTTAAATTTAATAACACAGAAGTTATCTATAACTACATTGATGTAGAATCTTTCAAAAGCCGAGATAGTTTAAAAATTAAAGAGAAAAGAGATGAATTAGGCTTTAGATCAGAGGATGTGCTTATTTTAAATGTTGGCAGGCTTCATCCTCAGAAAGGTCAACTTTATCTTCTTGAGGCGTTTAATTTAGCAAGTAAAGATAATCCTCGTCTTAAACTAATCATAATTGGCAAGGGAAATTTAGAAGAGGAGCTTAAAAATAAAGTAACTGATTCATCCCTTAAAGAGAGAGTGATGTTTTTAGAAGACAGAAGAGATATAGCAGAGATAATGGCTGCGTCTGATATCTTTGTTTTTCCTTCTCTCTATGAAGGCTTTGGTATTGCGCTTGTTGAGGCCATGGCCGTAGGCCTGCCGATCATTGCCTCAGATATCGACTCCTTAAAAGAAATTGTATCTGATAGGAAGGAAGCAATTTTAGTGCAAAAGCAGAATCCTAAAATTTTGGCCGATGCGATTTCTGAACTTGTAAGAGATGAAAAATTAAGAAGACATTTAGGAGAAAATGCCAGAAAGAAGGCATTTGAATTATTTAATGCCAAAGGACTTGTTAGGAAATTGCAGACTTTTTACGAGGAAAGACTCACTAATGCCTAA
- a CDS encoding acetyltransferase, with protein sequence MKKEIKVGKNKKIDEGVILGYFSGRKVKDKALIVGDNPKFRSGTVIYSGSRIGDNFETGHNTIVREQNKIGNNVCIWSNSVIDYGCVIGSNVKIHSNVYVAQFTTIEDDCFIGPGVTITNDLCPVCTKCMKGPTIKKGAKIGANVTLLPHIKIGEYSLIGAGSVVTKDIPSRSLAYGSPARVVKKISEIKCKMAIVDRPYEY encoded by the coding sequence ATGAAAAAAGAAATCAAAGTTGGAAAAAACAAAAAGATCGATGAAGGAGTAATTTTAGGCTATTTTTCTGGGCGCAAGGTGAAGGATAAAGCCTTAATTGTAGGAGATAATCCAAAATTTCGTTCCGGCACAGTAATTTATTCGGGTTCTAGAATTGGGGATAACTTTGAAACGGGTCATAATACAATAGTGCGTGAGCAAAATAAGATAGGTAACAATGTATGTATATGGAGCAATTCAGTCATAGATTATGGATGTGTTATCGGCTCTAATGTAAAGATTCATAGTAATGTTTATGTTGCGCAATTTACGACTATTGAAGATGATTGCTTTATTGGACCGGGTGTCACCATTACTAATGATCTATGTCCGGTTTGCACTAAATGTATGAAAGGCCCTACTATTAAAAAAGGAGCTAAGATTGGGGCGAATGTTACTTTATTGCCGCATATTAAAATCGGTGAATATTCTTTAATTGGCGCAGGTAGCGTAGTCACCAAAGATATTCCGTCTCGTTCTTTAGCTTATGGATCTCCGGCAAGGGTAGTAAAAAAGATAAGTGAAATAAAATGTAAGATGGCAATAGTAGACAGACCTTATGAATATTGA
- a CDS encoding Gfo/Idh/MocA family oxidoreductase, with protein MIRIGIIGCGHWGNNHIRVFNMSDKARIGICCDKDQKRLKALERIDPDLVTTSDYRDLLNDKQIEGIIIATPTASHYHLVKLALLSGKHVLCEKPLAVKSKQSKELLSLARKKKRVLMVGYVFLYNNGIIGLKEYIKKRELGKILYLHFTRTNLGPIRDDVDVIYDLASHDISIASFLLEAWPRSVSASAGFFLRKKIADTAFITLHYPGNILVNIHVSWLDPRKVRRITCVGDKKMAIWDDLNTSEPIRIFNKGVIKEPFYSDYGEFQLLPIEGEVVSPLIKLSEPLKNQNFNFLDCMIKNRRPFADAVFGDKITKILEAIQLSIKNKSRVQKI; from the coding sequence ATGATTAGAATAGGAATTATTGGTTGTGGGCATTGGGGGAATAATCATATCAGAGTCTTTAATATGTCTGATAAGGCAAGGATAGGGATTTGTTGCGATAAGGATCAGAAAAGATTAAAGGCGTTGGAGCGAATAGATCCAGATTTGGTTACTACCTCAGATTATCGTGACCTATTGAATGATAAGCAGATAGAAGGAATAATTATAGCCACTCCTACAGCATCGCATTACCACTTAGTTAAATTGGCCCTGCTTAGCGGCAAACATGTTTTATGCGAGAAACCCCTTGCAGTTAAAAGCAAACAAAGCAAGGAATTACTTTCCTTGGCAAGAAAAAAGAAAAGAGTCTTAATGGTTGGCTATGTTTTTTTATACAATAACGGAATTATCGGTTTAAAGGAGTATATAAAAAAGAGAGAACTAGGGAAAATTCTATATTTACATTTTACCAGAACAAATTTAGGGCCGATTAGGGATGATGTAGACGTAATATATGATTTGGCCTCGCATGATATTTCAATTGCCTCATTTTTGTTGGAAGCCTGGCCAAGAAGTGTTTCTGCAAGTGCCGGGTTCTTCTTAAGAAAAAAGATCGCAGACACAGCTTTTATTACTCTTCATTATCCTGGTAATATTCTGGTTAATATCCACGTTAGCTGGTTAGATCCAAGAAAGGTAAGGAGGATTACTTGTGTTGGCGATAAGAAAATGGCAATATGGGATGATTTGAATACTTCTGAGCCAATTAGAATATTTAATAAAGGGGTTATCAAAGAACCATTTTATTCAGATTATGGTGAATTTCAGTTATTGCCCATAGAGGGAGAAGTTGTGAGCCCTTTAATTAAATTGTCTGAGCCATTAAAAAATCAGAATTTTAACTTCCTAGATTGTATGATTAAGAATAGGAGACCATTCGCTGATGCTGTATTTGGAGATAAAATAACAAAAATTTTAGAGGCTATTCAACTATCAATTAAAAACAAAAGTCGAGTTCAAAAAATATAA
- a CDS encoding class I SAM-dependent methyltransferase, with protein MPNADTRLKLQSSLSQETALCIVCGSRNFNKTIYGGHFYGNKKYDIVRCRKCGFMFLNPLPEKLTLDNIYNTDDYFDSYYVTVSGKKPYLEAMADYTEADEKIIKIIKKYKQDGRLLDVGCAGGHFLMNARKSGFKTFGVEPNKKMAEHARVVLGLDVVCGTLEDVDYEPDYFDIIHAGDVLEHMLNIRKSLEVLKTLLKEDGILIINQPLLYNKSLFDLFLKFNMLFKKNRYSNNPPAHLWEFNSTAIKKFLKNLGFEIIYYKVSEVQAKPLSVDKNHTLKNRIGYYIKNFSSIISNSLLFKMFEFGDRAIIVCKK; from the coding sequence ATGCCTAATGCCGACACTAGATTGAAATTGCAAAGCAGCCTTAGCCAAGAGACTGCTCTTTGTATTGTTTGTGGTAGCAGGAATTTTAATAAAACAATATATGGCGGCCATTTTTATGGCAATAAAAAATACGATATAGTCAGATGCCGTAAGTGTGGATTCATGTTTTTAAATCCACTTCCGGAAAAACTGACTTTAGATAATATCTACAATACAGATGATTATTTTGATAGCTATTATGTAACAGTTTCTGGAAAGAAGCCTTACTTGGAAGCCATGGCAGATTATACTGAGGCTGACGAAAAAATAATCAAAATTATTAAAAAATATAAGCAGGACGGAAGACTTTTGGACGTTGGATGTGCTGGAGGTCATTTTCTAATGAACGCTAGAAAATCAGGCTTTAAAACCTTTGGAGTCGAGCCGAATAAGAAAATGGCTGAGCATGCTAGAGTTGTCCTAGGTTTAGATGTTGTCTGCGGGACCTTGGAAGATGTAGATTATGAGCCTGATTATTTTGACATAATTCATGCAGGTGATGTGTTAGAGCATATGCTTAATATTAGGAAAAGTTTGGAGGTTTTAAAAACATTGCTAAAAGAGGACGGGATATTAATAATAAATCAACCATTGCTTTACAATAAATCGCTTTTTGATCTTTTTTTAAAGTTTAATATGTTATTTAAGAAAAATAGATATAGCAATAATCCTCCCGCACATTTGTGGGAATTCAATTCAACAGCTATAAAAAAATTTCTAAAAAATTTGGGATTTGAGATTATCTATTATAAAGTGTCAGAAGTTCAGGCAAAACCATTGTCTGTAGATAAAAACCACACTCTAAAAAATAGAATTGGATACTATATCAAAAATTTTTCCAGCATTATCTCCAATAGCCTCCTGTTCAAGATGTTTGAGTTTGGAGATAGGGCAATTATAGTTTGTAAAAAATGA